Below is a genomic region from Staphylococcus carnosus.
ACGAATGTTGCTGAGTCTGCTGATGTAATAAAGAATGAAGCAATCAACAATAACGCGATAATAGATAAGACAAAGCCCATTGGCAAGTGATGGAACACGCCGAATAATTGTGTTTCAGGTGCCATTTTGAATAAGTCATGGTGTTTCTTACCAGTTTCAATACCTAGTACACCAAACACACTGAACCAAATAAAGCTGACAATTGCTGGAACTAGCAATACGCCTGACATAAATTCTCTGATTGAACGTCCTTTAGAAACACGGGCAATAAATACACCCACGAATGGACTCCAACTTAACCACCAGCCCCAATAATATAGTGTCCATGATGACATCCATTCACGTTTTTGCGGATTTAATGCCGCAGTATCAAAACTGTTGAATAAGAATGAATTAAATAAGCTACCTGTTGAGCTTGTCATCATATCCAAAATAAGAACTGTAGGTCCGACAATTAAAGCAATAATCATCAATAGTGCCCCTAATCCAATATTAAGGTTACTTAAATATTGGATACCTTTGCTTAGGCCAGACCAAGCTGAAGCGATAAAGAGAATTGTTACGATAATAATAATTACACCTTGAACCCAAACATTGTTTGGAACTCCAAATAAGTAATTTAATCCACCATTGATTTGCAGTGCACCCATACCTAGAGATACGGCAACACCGACAACTGTTGCGAATACCGCTAATACGTCAACAATTGTACCAATTGGGCCATCTACTTTATCTCCTAAAATCGGACGTAAAGTTTTAGATAAAAGACCAGCTTCTCCTTTTCTAAACTGAGCATAAGCGAGTGCTAAAGCAACTACACCATATACTGCCCATGCGTGGAAGCCCCAATGGAAGAAAGAAGAACGTAATGCTTCTGTATAAGCTTGCGCTGTTTCGGGTTTAGCGTTCGGCGGTGCAGCAAAATCTCCCATAGGTTCAGCTGCGCCATAGAATACTAATCCGATTCCCATTCCAGCACTGAATAACATTGCAAACCAAGAAATAGTATTGAATTCAGGTTTGTCATTCGGTTTCCCTAGTTTTAGT
It encodes:
- a CDS encoding BCCT family transporter; amino-acid sequence: MNSSQHGNNGKKLSPVFIYGSILVLIVVLAGAIFPSQFDKITNAVKLWITNDLGWYYLILTTIIVFFCVFLIFSPIGKLKLGKPNDKPEFNTISWFAMLFSAGMGIGLVFYGAAEPMGDFAAPPNAKPETAQAYTEALRSSFFHWGFHAWAVYGVVALALAYAQFRKGEAGLLSKTLRPILGDKVDGPIGTIVDVLAVFATVVGVAVSLGMGALQINGGLNYLFGVPNNVWVQGVIIIIVTILFIASAWSGLSKGIQYLSNLNIGLGALLMIIALIVGPTVLILDMMTSSTGSLFNSFLFNSFDTAALNPQKREWMSSWTLYYWGWWLSWSPFVGVFIARVSKGRSIREFMSGVLLVPAIVSFIWFSVFGVLGIETGKKHHDLFKMAPETQLFGVFHHLPMGFVLSIIALLLIASFFITSADSATFVLGMQTSFGSLEPSSYIKVSWGVAQSLIAFILLFSGGDTGLNSLQSAAIISALPFSIIVILMMISFYKDANRERKFLGLTLTPNKHRLEEYVKYSQQDYEEDILDKRKARQQSEQSHS